The following are from one region of the Prevotella communis genome:
- a CDS encoding HipA domain-containing protein — MVRRILHVKNFSLYRPAADYQLTPAYDLLNVAIANPKDKEELALTLCGKKSKLTMNDFLTAAKTMGLEENVVQRLITSFHKALPKWQQLIQDSFLSEENKQAYAELIASRLDRLKVD; from the coding sequence ATGGTGAGGCGTATCTTGCACGTGAAGAACTTCTCGCTCTACCGACCGGCCGCAGACTATCAGCTGACACCGGCTTATGACCTCCTGAATGTGGCTATTGCTAATCCGAAGGACAAGGAGGAACTGGCGCTTACGCTTTGTGGAAAGAAATCAAAACTTACTATGAACGACTTCCTGACTGCGGCAAAGACGATGGGGTTGGAGGAGAACGTGGTGCAGCGTCTCATCACCAGTTTCCATAAGGCGCTACCCAAATGGCAGCAGCTCATACAGGATTCCTTCCTCAGCGAGGAGAATAAACAGGCGTATGCAGAGCTTATTGCTTCGCGATTGGATAGATTGAAAGTGGATTAA
- a CDS encoding PIN domain-containing protein — MNGYLLDTSTCIFLLRGNRNVENKLNDIEESSCYITDIVVAELVFGAYYSDRIEDNLKQVEEFVAEMNVISFDQTIHTFAQERAKLWKSGKKIEDFDLLIGCAAKAKDLIVVTHNRKHFEHIEGLKIEDWAV; from the coding sequence ATGAACGGATATCTGCTCGACACAAGTACATGTATTTTTCTGCTTAGAGGAAATCGTAACGTTGAAAATAAACTCAACGATATTGAAGAAAGTAGCTGCTACATTACAGATATTGTTGTAGCAGAACTCGTTTTTGGTGCATATTACAGTGATCGAATCGAAGACAATCTCAAACAGGTAGAAGAGTTTGTTGCCGAAATGAATGTGATTTCCTTCGACCAGACCATCCATACTTTTGCGCAGGAAAGAGCTAAACTTTGGAAATCAGGTAAGAAAATTGAAGACTTCGACTTATTGATTGGCTGCGCTGCTAAGGCTAAGGATCTGATAGTCGTAACCCATAACCGCAAGCACTTTGAGCATATAGAAGGCTTGAAGATTGAGGACTGGGCAGTATAA
- a CDS encoding smalltalk protein, which produces MMKNKTFWKFAIQTAISMLSAIATALGVTSCMA; this is translated from the coding sequence ATGATGAAGAACAAGACATTTTGGAAATTCGCGATTCAAACAGCCATTAGTATGCTGTCAGCCATCGCAACAGCACTCGGAGTCACCTCGTGCATGGCGTAA
- a CDS encoding DNA-binding protein, with amino-acid sequence MSMKVKAKEQLQKVGTYAGKYRYVMMPELYTALTQDKVIKEAALRSGVSRGVMQACWDAAGDVIKAWATEGHSVALPGLGTMRFGLRAKSVETVNEVKAELITSRRIIFTPDTDLKEELAKTAIQITCFDRDGKEVKRVTSTSGEVEDPENGGGENPENGGGGSSSSESGNGGGPVNP; translated from the coding sequence ATGTCAATGAAAGTAAAAGCAAAAGAACAGTTGCAGAAGGTAGGCACCTACGCTGGTAAGTATCGCTACGTGATGATGCCTGAGTTGTACACCGCCCTCACACAGGACAAGGTAATCAAGGAGGCTGCCCTTCGCAGTGGTGTGAGCCGAGGCGTGATGCAGGCATGCTGGGATGCAGCCGGTGATGTCATCAAGGCATGGGCAACGGAAGGTCACTCGGTGGCACTGCCTGGACTGGGTACCATGCGCTTCGGTCTGCGTGCCAAGAGCGTAGAGACGGTGAACGAGGTAAAGGCAGAGCTGATCACCAGTCGTCGTATCATCTTCACGCCCGACACAGACCTGAAGGAGGAGCTGGCAAAGACCGCCATCCAGATCACCTGTTTCGACAGAGACGGTAAGGAAGTGAAGCGCGTCACCTCAACATCGGGCGAGGTGGAAGACCCTGAAAACGGAGGCGGCGAGAACCCTGAGAACGGCGGAGGCGGCAGTTCTAGCTCCGAATCTGGCAACGGCGGCGGACCGGTGAATCCTTAA